Genomic window (Sinorhizobium sojae CCBAU 05684):
TTCCGAACCAAGCTCCGCGCGTCCTTCTTGCTTTAGGGGACTTCATTGACCCGGAGTTCGCATTTCTTCGTAAGATCTCTCGCCCTGACTGGATCGTCGTAGATGTTGGCGCCGCGATCGGACAGTTTTCCTTGTTTGCTGCCACATTACCCATTGCCAAAGTCCATGCCTTCGAGCCGAGTTCCGAGAACTTCGCGGCTTTGTTGAGAATCCTCGTCCGAAATGGGGTAAGCAATAGGGTAGACGTCCCCCTGGGTCGCTTCTCGAACGCCGAATTTGAAGCGAATTCCGAGACGGCAAGTGCCTGGACAAGCGTCATCAGAGAGACCGGATCAGAACGCGTATCAGCTCGCACGCTGACCGCAGACTTTGAGAGCCGACGATTGGATCATGTCTCGGCGCTCAAAATCAATGTCGCCGGATAAGAACCCCATGTCATCGAAGGGGCGGAAGCCTTTCTGGCGAAAGGCGGGGCCGATATATTGGTATTGCTGCTTGCCTGACATCTTTGCCGTGGTATGCCAAGCTTGCCGCATACGGTTATCGGTTCTTCTATTTCCACCCTAACGAGAATGCACTTACGAGGTCACTGACTTTGATGCGGATCCAGTGTTGGCGCATCGCCCCTGGCCTGTCCGCAACATAATTGCCATTCACCAGTCCGCTATTGCGAGCCTCAAATAGACATTCCGGTGCGAAGGATCTCAAACCTACCCCTAGCCAAGTAACTCGGGAAAGTGTTGCATAGCGTGCAGCGAATGGCGGAATAACGCCCGTTCGGCTCCACAGCGTCGGTTGGTCCCGCTCGTCAGCCCGCCAGTACATTCGTCGTGATCACCAGGACTTTGCGCCACGTCTGATGCGTATTCCGATGAAGTCGGCCAGTCGATGTGCCCCTGGATTATTGATTTGAATGGCTCTTGATTGTCGCGCGGTCAAGCGGCGGATGGTGTTTGACGCTGCTTTCGCAAGCTCTCGGGAAAGGTCGATGCGGGAGGCGTTGTGGACAAGGCGGTCGAGGATGGCATCGGCGATCGTTGGATTGCCGATCATGTCATACCAGTGATCGACGGTCACCTGGCTGTTGACGAGGATCGCTTCTCGTAGAGGTCCTCGATGAGATCGCGCCGCTGCTCGTCGTTGAGCTTCTCCGGCCCCAGTCGTCGAGGATGAGGAGGTCGGTTCTGGCCAGCGCCTTGAGGACCTTCGGATATCGCCCGTCGCCGCGCGCCAGCGCAAGCGTGGCGAAGAACCTTGGGAGGTGATGATAGGCGACGGAGAAGTCCTCGCGGCAGGCCTTGTGTCCGAGCGCGCAGGCAAGCCAGCTCTTCCCGACGCCTGCGGGTCCGATCGATAGTAGGCTGTGACGCTCCCGAATCCAGTCATAAGCGGCCAGCTTCATGAAGAGATAGCGATCGAGGCGGCGGGCGGCACGGAAGTCGATATTCTCGATCTGGGCTGCACGGGCCCTCGCCTCGAAGCGCTTCTGGCGGCGCGTGGTCACCTCGCGTTCGAGAAACAGGGCAAGCCATTCGCCATGTTCGAGGCTTCTGGCTTCCGTTTGCATCTCGAGTTCCTGATAGGCACTGGCCATGCCTTTCAGGCCGAAAGTAGCCGGGGTCACGCAGATTGGCGTGCTCCATGACGGCAGCAGGTTCGGTGGAATGCCTTGTGCTCTTGTGGGTGCGATGAGCGAGGCAATGGTCTTGCAGGTCAGGCCAGCGATCTCGACGGCGCCGAAACGGCCTCGGCGCAGTCGCGGCTGATGCCGCGATAAAGGCGCAGGATGCCGAGGCATGCTCTGAGGCCTTGCTCGGGGTGTGGCCGGCTGGCGAGAATGGCGAAGATCAGCCCTTGGTCTGCGGACCGAGGGACGCGCCCCAGCGCCGGAAGCGATCCGGCGTCCACTCGGCATAGCGCCGGTGCGAGCTCGGCATGTGCGCGGGGTCCGTTCCATAGCGCGGGCCGCCATATCGGCGCTATTGCACGGCGACGCGTTTACCGCGATGGAAGATCTGGGCGAAAGGCGCTGCTCGAAACTGCAAAACAGCTCATAGAAGCGGCTATAGCCGTAGCCATCAGAATGGACGCTGCGGTATTCTTCCCAGAGGATCAGCAGTTTGACGCCGGGCTTCTTCAGCTCGACAGAGAGTTCCGCCCAGTTCGGCTCCTTTCGTCGCCGTTGGCCCTGCTTGACGCCGGCGCGGACGAAAAGCCGATGCTTCAGAGCATCATCTGTCAGTTCTCCTGGCAATGGCCAGCTCAGCCCCGCCTGCATCTGTCGGGCCCGCTTCAGGCTATCCTAGACGGTACTGCGGGCAACGCCGAGGATCACCGCAATCTCTCGGCTGTTTGTCCCGCGTAATTGTCGCATGGTCAGCCTTCTCTTTGCTGGCATCAAAATCTCCTAGTTTACCGGGAGGCTTGATGCCAAAGTTGCTGACCCAGGGGGTATCTTCAGAGCCGGAAACCGGCCGGTCTTTGAGGAATCGTGGCCGGCTTCAAATCGGAACGGTGGCCGGATTTTGATCGGAATGCCCGCCGGGCTCAGGTCGGAATCCGCAACGTCTGAAGCTGAAATATCCAGCGAATCAAAGAAATCCGCTCTCTATGCGTTTACCGAAAGCACTAGCCTACAACGAAACATTGTAGGTAGCTGAGGAGCGATGCGCAATAGCTGCTCTAACGAAGCGAAAAAAATTTTTTATTTGTCCACAACAGAATCATCTTTCACCGCCTCCGGCCATGCCATTTTGGCTTATTGGCACGTGCGCCACCGGGATGCGCATCGCACTAATTTCATTTAATTATTTAGTCATACTTAATATTTCGAGTGGGATTTGCGGCTGAAATATGGCCTCGGGAAGGGCCTGGTCCCGTGAAGATAGTTAATTTTCCCTTGCCCTAGACGCGCCATTTTTCATGTCTAGGGGCACTTTCGGTGCGCCGAAAAGGTATTAGCCGAACTCGCACAAATGTGCTGAAAGCAACCTATCGGTTCCGGGGCAAAAGAAACAGAAAGGTATTCGAGCAGTGACAACAGTATATCCTGATTCTTCTAGTACTGGCGTTCCGCAGGGGACGAACTTAACCCAATATACAGGGACACTTTACGTCACCGAGGACAATGCGGTGATCGAAAATCTCGAGGTCAACGGCAACATCGTTATCGAAGCCAGTAACGTTACCCTCAAAAACATCAAGCTCAATTCGGACACCCCCTGGCACGCGATCTATGTCACGGAAGGTGCCACCGGGTTCACGCTGATGGACAGCGAGATCGACGGCGGCGGCACGACCGTCAACGGCGTGCTGGGAGACGGGACTTTCCTACGCAATAATATTCACAATGTTGACAATGGCATCAACGTTACGGGAGCTTCCCTGATCCAGGACAACTACATTCATAGTCTGCAGGGCGGCCCTGACGCTCACTATGACGGTATCGAAATCAACGGGGGCTCGGACATCCAGATCCTGCACAACACCGTTGTGAACGACCACGCCCAGACATCGGCAATCATGCTGGACAACTATTTCTCGGGCCTCTCGAACATTAAGGTTGACGGCAATTATCTGGTCGGAGGCGGCTACACCGTCTATCTCGACGATCGTTTCGGCGGCGGTACCGTCGACGACGCCTCGATCAGCATTACAAACAACCAGATCGGTGGCGGCTACGCCGGTGATTTCGCGCTTTATGGCAACACCCCGGTCATGTCCGGGAATGTAGGCCTCGGCGAAACCGCGCCGGACGCAGTTGCGGATACGGCCGCGCCGGAAACAGGTGCGGATACGAGCGCGCCGGATGCAGGTGTGGTTGCCACCGCGCCGGACGCAGTTGCGGACACGAGCACGCCGGATACAAGTGTGGTTGCCACCGCTCCGGACGCAATCGCGGATACGGGGACGCCGGATGCAGGTACGGTCACCACCGCGCCGGACACAGTTGCGGATACGGCCGCGCCGGAAACAGGTGCGGATACGGGGACGCCGGATGCAGGTGTGGTTGCCACCGCGCCGGACGCAGTTGCGGACACGAGCACGCCGGATGCAGGTGTGGTTACCACCGCTCCGGACACAATCGCGGACACGAGCACGCCGGATGCAGGTACGGTCACCACCGCGCCGGACGCAGTTGCGGATACGAGCACGCCGGACACAGGTGTGGTTACCACCCCGCCGGACACAGTTGCCGACGACGTCCTGCCAACCACGAGCGATGACGTGGTGTCGGGAGGAGCAGGCAATGATATGGCCAATGCTGGTTCGGGCCTGGGCCGGTTCTTCGACGGCGCTTGGGCTGACAAGTTCTTGTCTCACGAAAACCACGGCAAGACCGGTGGCGCCCACCACTTCACAAAATCCGACTTGTCAGATTTCGGAACTCTCGATTTCTCGGCCTTTAGGGACGGTGCAAAAGCGTTCGATGCTAACGATCGCTTAATGTCTGACGCCTCTCATAAGACCCACCATTTTGATAGCGATGGATATGGTGCGCCTTCGGAAGTCTTGACCGCTTTGTTCGACGACGACGGCCACATGCCGTCAGCTAGCGA
Coding sequences:
- a CDS encoding right-handed parallel beta-helix repeat-containing protein, translating into MIENLEVNGNIVIEASNVTLKNIKLNSDTPWHAIYVTEGATGFTLMDSEIDGGGTTVNGVLGDGTFLRNNIHNVDNGINVTGASLIQDNYIHSLQGGPDAHYDGIEINGGSDIQILHNTVVNDHAQTSAIMLDNYFSGLSNIKVDGNYLVGGGYTVYLDDRFGGGTVDDASISITNNQIGGGYAGDFALYGNTPVMSGNVGLGETAPDAVADTAAPETGADTSAPDAGVVATAPDAVADTSTPDTSVVATAPDAIADTGTPDAGTVTTAPDTVADTAAPETGADTGTPDAGVVATAPDAVADTSTPDAGVVTTAPDTIADTSTPDAGTVTTAPDAVADTSTPDTGVVTTPPDTVADDVLPTTSDDVVSGGAGNDMANAGSGLGRFFDGAWADKFLSHENHGKTGGAHHFTKSDLSDFGTLDFSAFRDGAKAFDANDRLMSDASHKTHHFDSDGYGAPSEVLTALFDDDGHMPSASDFLFF
- a CDS encoding FkbM family methyltransferase yields the protein MGYLYIRRPGRSEIRLRSGPVLEFSFPNQAPRVLLALGDFIDPEFAFLRKISRPDWIVVDVGAAIGQFSLFAATLPIAKVHAFEPSSENFAALLRILVRNGVSNRVDVPLGRFSNAEFEANSETASAWTSVIRETGSERVSARTLTADFESRRLDHVSALKINVAG